Part of the Panicum virgatum strain AP13 chromosome 4N, P.virgatum_v5, whole genome shotgun sequence genome is shown below.
GGTGAAGTCAATATTTGGAGTTCTATAATTGTGAAGCTCATTGTTTGGTGTCCTATAATTGCAATTTTCTCACTAAAAAAGAACAGCTAGTACAGCACTAAGAAAACAATATATTCAAtcccttctttctttttttctcctcttatctttttttttctttcttctctttttttcctttcttcccctctctttgtttttttattttgtgcaGAGGACTAAACTGTTCTCCCTAGTATCAAGACAAATCAAACAAAAAGGCTTGCTGCACACAACCCCTTTGAGTTCAATTTAACAACACTTGTTTCAGATAGCAGATAGCAAATCTCCAGTGCAGTTGCGAACAGTTCAAAAGGATTTTGGGGACCAGGTCAGATCCGTTAGAAAGATAACAAGATATGCTTTCCAGATTGTATTTAAACTCCTGAATCAGATATAAGATGGATCCGTGGTGACAAAAACGCAGCAGTGATGTATATGGTGATGGTGGAACTCGTGGTGATCAAAATGTGATAGAACTCAAAACTCTAAATGATTAGACACTAAGGCCAGCAGTTCTACGTGTTGATACAACCAAATACTCAACAAGCAAAGATCAAGAAGAACAGCAGAGGCTCAAACTTGTTGTTGGGAGTTTTAGATCTAACCTATTCCTGGGGATTTTTAGACTTTAGGTAAAGTAAAATGGGTAAAAAAACTCTCACCGATTAACCTTGTTGTGATACCACCTGATATGATAGGAGTTGCCCGATCTTCTGATAAAAGTTggggataactcgatttggGATAGATCCTATGTTGTACTGCCAGACTACAATGACCAACAGGGTTGCTGCGccttagcgacagttacaccgACTCAGATTTGTTGTTGTTCTTGCCGTGCCAAAAACAACCTTAAACTTGCAAGCAAATCAAAGAACAAGTGGATAAGAAAATAACATACAGACCTTATCAAAGAGATGAATCTGGTACACACAAATTCACTAATTTGAGGTTCTGAATCAAGTAATCGGGTGGTCTCATTCGACACACGCGAATACAAGGAAGTAGCAAAGGCTAAACTTACATCAAAACAAAACCTAATCTGTTTCTGGCAGCTATGGAGGTATATGAGAAGGTAGGGAATGACCAGGACGTGGTGGGAATCGTCCCAAAACCCTAGGGCGCGATCAGGCCAAAATCAGGAAACACAACACCGTGGACAAAAAAGGTATCTATAGTAAATTGAGGATTGCGGCTGCCTCGGAGATGATATGGATATGAGTCTGGATCCAtatgaaagtagacttgataagGTTTCCATCAAGTACTTGAACGCCCAAAACGAAGTCCAGATGAAGTCATGGCGGCCATTAGAAGTTGACATTTTCCTGCACTCAGAATCCAGCCCTTCCAAAACGTGTTAGATCCAATCTGTTTCTTACTTTGGACCAAAATGTCGTGGTGGCCTGGTGGGGGATGTTGGGAATACATGGAATTGGTCCCCAATCAACTTCTTTGGTCCTCCATACCTTCCAAGTGTGTTTAGTACCcttttttatccatgtatgtatctcTGAAAACAACAATAAACACACATCATGGCGCAACATCAATTCATCAAATGAATCAAATACAATCATGATAAAGTATGGGTTCACCTTTGAATCAAAAGTTTCTAATGTAGTTGTATCCAAGcaggtgatgtcctcatcaaccATACTATTCAAGAGCCTAACATATTACCCCTTTAGAACAAGTAGGATTTTATAAAAAGTTTGTTACTTTAAGTAGGAACACTCTTCGAactaagggcctgtttgggagcactccactccTAAAATAgccactccactccactctACCACTTATAGTCCAATCTGTTTGGGTATTCTGTGGCTCCACTCCACTCCTTAAGTTGGGCCAGCCCAGCTCCTTCCATCTCACAAGCCCATCAGATTATCTTAGCCCATCTAACTTCCCTCACTTCCATGCGGGTCCCGTTTGTCAGTTTGTCTTCCACCTCACTCCATCTCTTCCACGATGCAGGCAACGATGGATCGAGCGGCGGGGGTGCAAGACTGGGTAGGGATGGCGGGGGTCCCGGCGGCCGAGAGCGGCAGGGGAGGCGGGTTCCCCGGCAGCTGGGAGGGGCAGGGAAGGTGGGAGTCCCGACGGTCGGgagcggcaggggcggcggggTCCCCGGCGGCAGGGAGTGGCAGGGGCGGGGTCCCCGGCGGCCGGGAGTGGCAGGGGCGGCGGGTCCCCGGCGGCCGGGAGCGGCAGGGGCGGAGGGTCCCCCGGCGCCGGGAGCGGCATGGGCGGTCGGGTCCCCGGCGGCCGGaagcggcaggggcggcggtgtCCCCGGCGGCGAAGCGGCAGGGTTTGTGGTGCAGCGGTGGCGGGGCCATGGCCAATCAATGGGCGTCGGCATGGCTAGCGGGCGGGGGCGCCCGCGGAGGCTGACAACGCGGCAGCGCGCCTCGGCGGGCTAAAGCAGCGGCAGGTGGCGGGGCCATGGCCCATcatgggcggcgccatggctAGCGCGGCGGTGCGCCCCGGAGGCTGACAACGCGGCAGCGCGCCTCGGCGGGCTAAAgcagcggcaggcggcggcataCCCCCGTGGTATGAGGCGGTGACCATGAGGGgtggcgccatggccggcgcggcggcgcgcccccACGGGTTGAAGCAGCAGCGGGCGGGACAAGTttgacttttctttttttcctccgAACTGGTACGAGAATCACATAACCGGTGGCATGGTGGGTAATTCTGGCCAACTCCATCAGCTCCAAGATTTGGTGGAGCACCTCTTGAGGAGCTCCACAAAAAAGGTGGAGTGGAGCTAATATtcggtggagtggagtggagctgACTAGGGTGTTTGGGTATTTTTTTCATGGAGCAGAGCTAGATTTGGTGGAACAGAGTGCTCCCAAACACCCCCTAATTAACTCCTTTTATTGAAAGAGCAGCTCTAATTTGTATGCCCAATATTGATGGTTTGGCTTGTGTGAAATCAATTAACACCCAATGCAAGCGGACACATATTTTTTGTATGGAAATTTTTAGAAGTAATGTGTTTTCGTTTGCAACCAGTGATTTGGCCGACTTGTCTTTATATTCCTTTATAGATGCATTTTCAGATGTAGCAATTGTCGTATATACATATTGATCatggtatatatatacatagagTATTTTTTATCCCCATCAATTAGGAAAGCACTGAAGTGCCATGTACTTACAGTATAAATATGCATCCATTTATAGTATATAAGTTATTATAGTACTATATACTATAAACTGATATAGGGGAAATGAATTTGTGTTAATGTTAAAATTGCAATTACTCCATGCGATGATAATAGAAGGAAAGGGTTTTTATTTGCTGTAGTATACGTTGGAAGgcaattattgcaaaataaCAATACAATATAAAAAAGAAGGTACTCCAATCTCTCATCCAATTAGAAAAATACATTGTCCAGCCAAGGCAAAAGGAAGGCGATGTTGTGCTGCGAAATTTACAAGATAAGTAATTGGCTAGTTTGGGCAAGTCATAGCCTTCTATACAACAGGATTTAGGAAAGGAATTGACCGGCCAACCAATACTGCTAATTTTGTCATGTATTGGGGTTAACTTCTATCATAGTTATCCCAtccatttataaatattttactGGACAATCAACTATCCATAAGATGGTCTCTGGTTGCATGCGGTTCCGATCCCTGAGTATAAATACCAACATATAGGGAGCCATAGTTCAGATAAAAATAGAGCAACCATATATTCCtccttatatttttttttgagtaaaatgcaccctGGGTACCTAAACTATTATGTGGGTATCAGATAGGTACTTCAACTTTGAAACGTAACAGACATGTACTCAAACTATTCTATGGGTACTAGATAGGTACTCTAACTCAGAAACGTAATAGACAGGTACTAAAACTATTCTGTGGGTACCAGATAGGTACTCCAACTCAGAAACATAACAACCAAGTACTCAGTTTATTTATGTTGATCACCCGTCAGCTAGCATGCTGCTGCATGATGTCCGTTTAATGTCGAgcgcaaaaaaaatgaaatcatGCATGCGGCAGTAGCAAATCGTGGTGGCATTTAATTCCTCATCGATAAATAATAATGGTAATAACAAAGCAATTCCTCATCCTGAGATTATTGTGCAAGGGCTTGTCTGGAATTATTTATGGACGAATTTATAATATTAATAATAAAGATTTCCTCATCTAGAATCAGGTGGAGTTAGTAATTGTTTTTATCTAATATAGGGTTTGTTTTTCATTCATGTGCTTCACCAGATTAATAGTTTAGAAAAAAACTGCACAATTTACTTGCCTAAATATTCTTGCATCACGGCTGAATATTATGAATTTATAATAACACTAGCCTGACATGGTTCCTGCAATGCTGCTGTAAAAAGCGCCAGTGCCTTTTATTATTTTTGACCAGCATGCATGAATCAATAGGAATTAGATGCCACCACCGTTTACTATTGCCGCATGCATGATTTCATTTCGTATGCGCTCGACATTAAACGCACTCGCTCGGATGTCACACAGCAGCATGCTAGCTGACTAAACAGATTGAGTACTTAACTGTTACGTTTCTGGGTTGGAGCACCTATCCGGTACCTACAAAATAGTTTGAGTACCTATCTGTTACGTTTATGAGTTGGAGTACCTATCTGGTACCCAAGTAATAGTTTAGGTACCCagagtgcattttactctatttTTTTATCAGCAGAgaagtagagatagagatagtgAGTAAAAGCTAGAACGAGATGGTAAGCAGAGATAGAGATAGTGAAGAAAAGTTAGGATAGGATGGTTTTGAAAGTCATGATGTTCTTTCATTGTCACATGGATCCCAAGTGGACCTGATCGCCGTTGCGGCTTTTGTTGGACCAGGACCCCAAGATGCGTGTTTGATCCATACATCACGAGGGAGATCTGTATTAAGCACTCGAGGTTTGGCTTTCTAACTATAAgttttattttgtatttttctcgTAGATAGTATAAAaatgtacaattttttttcaatGTTTGGGGAAAAAATTGGATGGCTCACGTCGCTCGATCCGACGGCTGATAGGTAGGGAGGTACCAAGAGGTACCTAAAAGAGAGGTACCTATCATGCACCAGGTGCATGCTAAATTGTAGGCCAGTATGCACCAGGTACCTCCTTTTCATGTGGGCCCCGCGCGAAAAAGAATATGATGGGTAATTGCCATTCCGGGattacaagtacaaactttaaaaagcagttatacaaaccataagggTAAagtttcagagtttaaacagcggaagataaaacacgacggctacaacacgtcgtcaaagtataccaggctagcccaagcatggtattactcgtcaaagtcattgccggccgaagacgtatcccactctacggaccagccaggaggcaaagagcagggataggtcaaactagcgatctgctcttcgaaactcaaacctgaaaaaggggttcaacagcaaggctgagtattctaatactcagcaagacttaaccgtcaacgggtatacttaacccactttagctagactatgcatgGTTTGTGAGGTTCtggtttcctttgctgaaaagcaataaagagtagatccttatttcacatttttagctttcaagattctaattgattaaccattctatgtaagcaactactattcaaccatggtagaactttaagcaaacatcaagattaatcataataatgttgctcttgttactctgtgtggcaaagagatcaagcagtcccaaactgtgggaagcagacgattcgaatcgagtttgtcAACCTGGCCAGgaagacctaacacacacgtttggaacaccgtcgggtcgtttccaaacaacagtttgcctttctttccggcttgtggacagGGTCACTCTCCTCGACTATAGGGCTCCCCCTCGTCCCACAGGGCACATTCTCTCATCCCATAGGGCACTCtatacctcgtccctcatagtcgtagtgttgcacaacataaaataaaacctatccctaagagagagtgaaaggtatatccactccccggtccaatcggtgactaggcttaccgcgtaccatatttacggtatgtggctagtacgttcaaaaacttaaccagcactaccacacaccgcgaccttagcaagttcatcaacacagacggggtctcaccaaaggtcatgatatcgaacacaaccccgtctgtcgtccttatattgataacagaaaggtaagcaagcagttcctataaagctcgcgagtgacaggcaatcactcgacttttaccggtcctataagcttagcaagtagtcgaattCAGGTccagtgttcagtacataggttcctaggatcatgcatctagggtttcaattcaaatcctaagaactgtaaatgcacaagtaaataataacagtaaatgataataatttgaaatataggttatgtccggggcttgccttctcggtagttgctaactatttcagccctaggctcttccgaactttggtccggggcttcagttagtacggcagtGTTCGCTTGGACTTcaggatcacctccgtcagactccgggatcagctcgtacgtctcgtccgacaaagcagtcgtatctatatgtaatgcaagagaTGAAATTAAAACACACTTACGATGTGGcgaagctaagcaaacaaaacaaatacacacatgggtaatcgtttatagaatagttaaataacaaatctaactacacaaggtatcatgatcaacagcacaagaaagctatattaacatcataaacaagtgggagtgGTTTCCTATAGCAAGCATACTATGGTTTACTAACAAATTAATCACTCAGTGCACACTCAGtaataaaaacagaaaaaatattACTTTGacagaaggtaaacagaacAAGCTATCCTGCAAATTTCATGCTAAAActtgtagccatttaatcacaacaattcattcattcagacaacacctagaacaagcttgaattatacaggtcaaactagagcaaatcaGAAGCTAAAAATTTAACAGAAGGTTGACACAGAAATGAACTAgcaactgtgaatttttcatgattttatctacacagaattaattctgagaaaataaacaaaaaagacatcagattagcaaaatttatttttagctcctgttctagtcatgaactgaggctcaaacttcctggacaaactaagctactcaagaagaacatgcagaaatattttcttgatttattacgaacagaaactatttaccataattaaagtctactaaagaaggattaaactaaataaatagctacactagagaactgatcatgaaatttttatagcaatactagtgttataagaacaaactaccataaaagttttattgcaagacatggcttcaaacagtagttaagaaaaagataaaatcaaccaatatttattcactagtaacacaaatcaaattctacagcaaaaacttgcaactaaagcctaacattttttgattctactgcaaatATCTCTTCaggaggattccaaaacatcaagatttgatattttacgaattttcaatgaattgatattgaatttcaaagttcacagcaaaTCATAACAAGCAAgtccctatagcactattcatctgagtcacgaggtttgcagacagccccctgggcttttgTATCTTTCAagcccgaggtccctggccgggtcagagcaggggcgcggcgttgaccggccaaaaccggcgagaggagtcgccggcggcgagggtggggttgggggaaatggagagCAGGCCAAGGCGAACCCAGTGGTGGTCTTCTTGGGGCTCGGGGTGGTCGGATTGGGGTTTCCCCGCGGAGCAGTTGCTCCGGcagcggaggaggacggcggaggcggcgctccggtgaggcGTAGAGGGGGAGATGGGGCTAGGGAGGTAGAGCGGCTCCAGGTGCACCAGAAGGTGCCCGAAATCGGGGTAGGGGTAGCCCGTAGCAGGTTGTCCGCGGCAGCCAGAGCACGCCGGTGGCGAGTGGTTGCCGTTGGCGGTGGTCCGGTGAGGGGGAGTAGAAGGGGTGAGGCGGGGGAGACTCAGGGGACCAAGGGGGTTCGATTCAAGGGTCTAACTGGGGAAGTGGAGGTCCGAGGTGGTGGCTCCACTAcggccggcgaggagcggcggtgctaatggagggaaggggcggcggaATGCCGAAGCAAGGCTCTGTTGAGTTCTTTGTTAGGCCGAGAGTGGAAGGATAAGCAAGGATGAGGGCTCGGGGATGAGCTCGGCTGAGGAGAAGGCAAATTCGGGGACGGCGACGTGCTCCCGTgggtggccggcgaggtggctcTGCGCGGGCGGCATGTCGCGAGCGCTGAGCCAGCAAGGGTGGAGGCCTCCAGCGCGCAGAAAGGAAGGCGGCGTGGAGTTCGGGCGTGACGTGTGGATGCCACGGCGATCAGGAGGTGGCCGGGGACCGGCCTGAGTGGTGGGCGGCGCTgcgacgcgccggcggcgctgaaACAGAGCAGAGAGGCAGGCTGGGGAAGAAGACAGGGACCTAAACgcaatttccaaaatttcagggaccagTCTGTA
Proteins encoded:
- the LOC120669253 gene encoding methyl-CpG-binding domain protein 2-like, which produces MAGVPAAESGRGGGFPGSWEGQGRWESRRSGAAGAAGSPAAGSGRGGVPGGREWQGRRVPGGRERQGRRVPRRRERHGRSGPRRPEAAGAAVSPAAKRQGLWCSGGGAMANQWASAWLAGGGARGG